A part of Pseudomonas lutea genomic DNA contains:
- the recG gene encoding ATP-dependent DNA helicase RecG codes for MTELSHVSVTALKGVGEAMAEKLSKVGLENIQDVLFHLPLRYQDRTRVVPIGQLRPGQDAVIEGVVSGADVVMGKRRSLLVRLGDGTGVLSLRFYHFSNAQKDSLKRGTHVRCYGEARPGASGLEIYHPEYRAITGDEPVPVEQTLTPIYPTTEGLTQQRLRQLCQQSLSMLGPKSLPDWLPDELARDCQLAPLADAIHYLHNPPADADVEELALGHHWAQHRLAFEELLTHQLSQQRLRESLRSQRAPALPAAKRLPKKFLANLGFPPTGAQQRVGNEIAYDLSQPEPMLRLIQGDVGAGKTVVAALAALQALEAGYQVALMAPTEILAEQHFINFTRWLEPLGIETAWLAGKLKGKARAASLAQIAGGTPMVVGTHALFQDEVQFKNLALVIIDEQHRFGVQQRLALRKKGVGGSMCPHQLIMTATPIPRTLAMSAYADLDTSILDELPPGRTPVNTVLVVDSRRIEVVERVRNACAEGRQAYWVCTLIEESEELTCQAAETTFEELTSALGELKVGLIHGRMKAAEKAAVMAEFKQGNLQLLIATTVIEVGVDVPNASLMIIENPERLGLAQLHQLRGRVGRGSAASHCVLLYHPPLSQIGRQRLGIMRETNDGFVIAEKDLELRGPGEMLGTRQTGLLQFKVADLMRDADLLPAVRDAAQALLERWPQHVSPLLERWLRHGQQYGQV; via the coding sequence ATGACGGAGCTGTCTCATGTCTCGGTCACGGCGCTGAAAGGCGTCGGCGAGGCCATGGCTGAAAAGCTGTCGAAAGTCGGTCTTGAGAACATTCAGGACGTGCTGTTCCATCTGCCGCTGCGCTATCAGGACCGTACCCGGGTTGTGCCCATTGGCCAATTGCGCCCAGGCCAGGACGCCGTGATCGAAGGCGTGGTGAGCGGCGCCGACGTGGTGATGGGCAAGCGCCGTAGCTTGCTGGTCCGACTCGGCGACGGCACGGGTGTGTTGAGCTTGCGCTTTTACCATTTCAGCAACGCCCAGAAAGACAGCCTCAAGCGCGGCACTCATGTGCGGTGTTACGGCGAAGCCAGGCCCGGCGCGTCAGGACTTGAGATCTACCACCCGGAGTATCGCGCGATCACTGGCGACGAACCCGTCCCGGTGGAGCAAACGCTGACTCCCATCTACCCGACCACCGAAGGCCTGACTCAGCAGCGACTGCGGCAGTTGTGCCAGCAAAGCCTGTCGATGCTCGGACCCAAAAGCCTGCCCGACTGGCTGCCGGATGAGCTGGCACGCGATTGTCAACTGGCTCCGCTGGCTGACGCCATCCATTACCTGCACAACCCTCCCGCCGATGCCGACGTTGAAGAGCTTGCGTTGGGCCACCATTGGGCGCAGCACCGGTTGGCGTTCGAGGAGTTGCTGACCCACCAACTCTCCCAGCAACGCCTGCGCGAAAGCCTTCGCTCCCAACGCGCGCCTGCACTGCCGGCGGCCAAGCGCTTGCCAAAGAAATTCCTCGCCAACCTCGGATTTCCGCCCACAGGCGCGCAGCAGCGCGTCGGTAACGAAATCGCCTACGACCTGAGTCAGCCCGAGCCGATGCTTCGGCTTATTCAAGGCGACGTGGGTGCTGGCAAGACGGTTGTCGCTGCACTTGCGGCTTTGCAAGCTCTCGAAGCGGGCTATCAAGTTGCGCTGATGGCACCGACCGAAATCCTCGCGGAACAGCACTTCATCAACTTCACCCGCTGGCTGGAGCCGCTTGGCATAGAAACCGCCTGGCTGGCCGGGAAGCTGAAAGGCAAGGCACGCGCGGCATCCCTGGCGCAGATTGCCGGTGGCACGCCCATGGTGGTCGGGACCCACGCCTTGTTTCAGGACGAGGTGCAATTCAAGAACCTGGCGTTGGTCATCATCGATGAACAGCACCGTTTCGGGGTTCAGCAGCGTCTGGCTTTGCGCAAAAAAGGTGTGGGCGGCTCAATGTGCCCACATCAGTTGATCATGACTGCCACCCCTATCCCGCGCACGCTGGCGATGAGCGCCTACGCCGACCTGGACACCTCGATACTTGACGAACTGCCACCGGGTCGTACCCCGGTGAACACCGTTCTGGTGGTCGACAGCCGGCGTATTGAAGTCGTCGAGCGGGTGCGCAATGCGTGCGCCGAGGGTCGGCAAGCGTACTGGGTGTGCACACTGATCGAGGAGTCGGAAGAGCTGACATGCCAGGCGGCCGAGACGACATTCGAGGAGTTGACGAGCGCGTTGGGCGAGCTCAAGGTCGGCTTGATTCACGGGCGCATGAAGGCGGCCGAGAAAGCCGCTGTCATGGCCGAATTCAAGCAGGGCAACTTGCAGCTGCTGATTGCGACGACAGTCATCGAAGTGGGTGTCGACGTCCCCAACGCGAGCCTGATGATTATCGAAAATCCGGAACGTCTGGGGCTGGCTCAGCTTCACCAACTGCGCGGGCGGGTCGGTCGCGGCAGTGCGGCCAGCCACTGCGTGCTGCTCTACCATCCGCCGCTTTCGCAGATTGGTCGTCAGCGACTGGGCATCATGCGTGAAACCAACGATGGCTTCGTTATCGCCGAGAAGGATCTGGAACTGCGCGGTCCTGGTGAGATGCTCGGTACGCGCCAGACGGGACTGCTACAGTTCAAAGTCGCCGATTTGATGCGCGATGCTGATTTGCTCCCTGCGGTGCGAGACGCCGCACAGGCGCTGCTCGAACGCTGGCCACAGCATGTCAGCCCGCTGCTGGAGCGCTGGCTGCGCCACGGTCAGCAGTACGGGCAAGTGTGA
- a CDS encoding HDOD domain-containing protein, which yields MTEAAHIDATPHCPAVIRQLLGKAAINFQEVTDNEALPLDQKVQAILVDDSVGALFILFPQNQLLDLNRITELTGRKLKAVPKESLDLMLIKHKLGTLPGLPSLTSSPCLYEERILSGSTVLIDSGEPGLLLEISSEDFKTLLAKASAARFGEPVTSVIPNLTRPDDDREEITKAVQNFTARRIQQRLESTVEIPPLADTAQKIIKLRVDPDATIDDITGVVETDPALAAQVVSWAASPYYGSAGKIRSVEDAIVRVLGFDLVINLALGLALGKTLALPKDHPQQATPYWQQSIYTAAIIEGLTRAMPRAERPENGLTYLAGLLHNFGYLLLAHVFPPHFSLICRQIEVNPHLHHSFVEQHLLGITREQIGSWLMRNWDMPEELVIALRFQHDPHYAGEHHKYANLVCLAVRLLRKEGIGSGPMEAIPDELLERLKLSREKAQDVVKKVLEAEVLLRELAAQFS from the coding sequence ATGACAGAAGCTGCCCACATCGACGCGACCCCACACTGCCCTGCTGTCATTCGGCAGTTGCTCGGCAAAGCCGCCATCAACTTCCAGGAAGTGACTGACAACGAGGCTTTGCCTCTTGATCAGAAGGTGCAGGCCATCCTGGTTGATGACTCGGTTGGCGCGCTGTTCATCCTGTTTCCGCAAAACCAGCTGCTCGATCTCAATCGCATCACCGAGTTGACCGGTCGCAAGTTGAAAGCCGTGCCCAAAGAGTCGCTCGACCTCATGCTGATCAAGCATAAGTTGGGCACGCTGCCCGGCCTGCCATCCTTGACCAGCTCGCCTTGTCTGTATGAAGAACGCATTCTGTCGGGTTCTACCGTTCTGATCGACTCGGGCGAGCCGGGCCTGCTGCTGGAAATCAGCAGCGAAGACTTCAAAACGTTATTGGCCAAGGCAAGCGCCGCCCGCTTTGGCGAACCGGTGACGTCTGTCATTCCTAACCTCACACGTCCCGATGACGACCGCGAGGAGATCACCAAGGCTGTACAGAACTTCACCGCCCGGCGCATTCAGCAGCGCCTGGAATCTACGGTCGAAATCCCGCCGCTGGCCGACACCGCGCAGAAGATCATCAAACTGCGTGTCGACCCCGACGCCACCATTGACGACATCACCGGCGTGGTCGAGACCGATCCGGCACTGGCTGCACAGGTTGTCAGCTGGGCGGCGTCACCGTACTACGGCTCGGCCGGCAAAATCCGTTCGGTAGAAGACGCGATCGTTCGGGTACTGGGCTTTGATCTGGTCATCAATCTGGCACTTGGCCTTGCGCTGGGCAAAACCCTGGCGTTGCCCAAGGATCACCCGCAGCAGGCGACCCCTTACTGGCAGCAGTCAATCTATACCGCCGCGATCATCGAGGGCCTCACACGCGCCATGCCGCGCGCCGAGCGCCCGGAAAACGGGCTTACGTACCTTGCCGGTTTGCTTCACAACTTTGGCTACTTGCTGCTTGCACACGTATTTCCGCCACACTTCTCGCTGATCTGCCGTCAGATCGAAGTGAACCCACACTTGCATCACAGCTTCGTCGAGCAGCACTTGCTGGGCATCACGCGCGAACAGATCGGTTCGTGGCTGATGCGCAATTGGGACATGCCGGAAGAATTGGTCATTGCTCTGCGCTTCCAGCACGATCCTCACTACGCAGGCGAGCATCACAAATACGCGAACCTGGTGTGTCTCGCGGTGAGATTGCTGCGCAAGGAAGGCATCGGTTCAGGCCCGATGGAGGCCATCCCGGACGAACTGCTTGAGCGCTTGAAGCTCTCTCGCGAGAAGGCTCAGGACGTCGTGAAGAAAGTGCTGGAGGCCGAGGTGCTGTTGCGCGAACTGGCTGCCCAGTTCAGCTGA
- a CDS encoding NAD(P)/FAD-dependent oxidoreductase: protein MNAPVVIIGTGLAGYNLAREFRKLDGETPLLLITADDGRSYSKPMLSTGFGKNKEADGLSMAEPGTMAEQLKAEVRTHTRVSGIDPGHKRLWVGEEAVYYRDLILAWGAETVRVPVAGDAGDAVFPINDLEDYARFRAAAAGKRRVLILGAGLIGCEFANDLILGGYEVDVVAPCEQVMPTLLPSQAAAAVQAGLESLGARFHLGPLLTRLERAADGLEAHLSDGEVLHCDLVVSAIGLRPRTDLAAAAGLEIGRGVVVDRQLQTSHANIYALGDCAEVDGLNLLYVMPLMSCARALAQTLNGTPAAVKYGPMPVTVKTPVCPLVVSPPPKGSEGTWAVEGEGADIKALCRDPEGNLLGYALTGTAVMEKLALNKALPSLLA, encoded by the coding sequence ATGAACGCACCTGTCGTGATCATCGGCACCGGCCTCGCGGGCTACAACCTCGCTCGAGAATTTCGCAAGCTGGATGGCGAGACGCCGCTGCTGCTGATCACGGCCGACGACGGCCGCTCGTACTCCAAGCCGATGCTCTCTACCGGCTTCGGCAAGAACAAGGAAGCGGACGGTCTGAGCATGGCTGAGCCAGGGACAATGGCAGAGCAGCTTAAGGCCGAGGTCCGCACGCATACGCGCGTCAGCGGTATTGACCCTGGACACAAGCGTCTGTGGGTGGGCGAGGAGGCCGTGTACTACCGTGACCTAATTTTGGCCTGGGGGGCGGAAACGGTGCGCGTGCCGGTGGCGGGTGACGCCGGTGATGCCGTATTTCCGATCAATGATCTCGAAGACTATGCGCGCTTTCGCGCCGCTGCCGCCGGAAAGCGACGGGTGCTGATCCTGGGCGCGGGACTGATCGGCTGCGAATTCGCCAATGATCTTATTCTGGGCGGCTACGAGGTCGATGTCGTGGCCCCATGCGAGCAGGTAATGCCCACGCTGCTGCCCTCACAGGCGGCCGCGGCTGTTCAGGCCGGGCTGGAGAGCCTGGGCGCGCGTTTCCATCTCGGGCCGCTGTTGACGCGTCTTGAGCGCGCCGCAGACGGACTTGAGGCGCATTTGTCCGATGGCGAAGTGCTGCATTGCGACCTAGTGGTGTCTGCGATCGGCTTGCGCCCTCGAACGGATCTGGCGGCCGCAGCCGGCCTCGAGATCGGACGCGGCGTCGTGGTTGACCGGCAGCTGCAAACCTCGCACGCCAACATTTATGCGCTGGGTGACTGCGCAGAAGTCGATGGGCTGAATCTGCTTTACGTCATGCCACTGATGAGCTGCGCGCGTGCCTTGGCGCAGACCCTGAACGGTACGCCTGCAGCCGTTAAATATGGCCCCATGCCGGTCACCGTCAAAACACCGGTCTGTCCGTTGGTGGTATCGCCGCCGCCCAAGGGCTCTGAGGGCACATGGGCCGTCGAAGGCGAGGGCGCTGACATCAAAGCGCTGTGCCGCGACCCGGAAGGTAACTTGCTGGGTTATGCGCTGACAGGCACTGCCGTGATGGAGAAGCTTGCGCTGAACAAAGCGTTGCCTTCGCTGCTGGCATAA
- a CDS encoding rubredoxin, which produces MKKWQCIVCGLIYNEADGWPDDGIAPGTLWQDVPEDWLCPDCGVGKMDFEMIEIG; this is translated from the coding sequence ATGAAAAAGTGGCAATGCATAGTCTGTGGCCTGATCTATAACGAAGCCGATGGCTGGCCGGATGACGGTATCGCGCCTGGCACCCTTTGGCAGGACGTACCCGAAGATTGGCTGTGTCCCGACTGCGGCGTTGGCAAAATGGATTTTGAAATGATCGAAATCGGCTAA
- a CDS encoding chorismate--pyruvate lyase family protein: MTQQTPAFPAPVWLLRDQIPEAPSPLVLEWLFHEDSLTRRLTRLSDNRFSVKPLYEGWQRLRDDECSLLQLPAGSEGWVREVYLLGNDERWVFARSVAGRTALERDGLHMDALGTRSLGELLFSDKAFERGPLQVCRYPAQWLPEADSQPDLWGRRSCFSRAALSILVAEVFLPTAWRAINATHPLHAQENR, from the coding sequence GTGACCCAGCAAACCCCTGCCTTTCCAGCGCCCGTGTGGCTACTTCGCGATCAAATTCCCGAAGCACCTTCGCCCCTTGTTCTTGAGTGGCTGTTTCACGAAGACTCCCTCACTCGACGCCTGACCCGCCTTTCTGATAACCGATTCAGCGTGAAGCCGCTGTACGAAGGATGGCAACGGCTGCGCGACGATGAATGCAGTTTGCTGCAACTGCCCGCGGGCAGCGAAGGTTGGGTGCGTGAGGTCTATTTGCTCGGCAACGATGAACGATGGGTATTTGCCCGCAGCGTTGCTGGCCGCACCGCGCTGGAACGCGACGGTCTGCACATGGACGCACTCGGTACCCGTTCCCTGGGGGAATTGTTGTTCAGCGATAAAGCCTTTGAGCGCGGCCCTTTGCAGGTGTGCCGTTACCCGGCGCAGTGGTTGCCGGAGGCTGACTCGCAGCCGGATCTATGGGGTCGCCGTTCCTGCTTCAGCCGAGCAGCGTTGAGCATTCTGGTGGCGGAAGTGTTCCTGCCCACTGCCTGGCGCGCTATCAACGCCACCCACCCGCTGCACGCTCAGGAGAATCGTTGA
- the ubiA gene encoding 4-hydroxybenzoate octaprenyltransferase — protein sequence MYVSLLKSLNRLHPRVWDFIQLTRIDKPIGVYLLLWPTLWAVWIAGKGSPSLSTLFIFVVGVFLMRAAGCVINDYADRKVDGHVKRTEQRPLVSGKVKPKEALTLFAVLVALSFILVLFTNATTIWLSVGGLALAACYPFMKRYTYYPQVVLGAAFSWGMPMAFTAETGELPAAAWLLYIANLLWTVGYDTYYAMTDREDDLKIGVKSTAVLFGDADRVIILTLQCLALLCLMLAGSRFELGLYFFIGLLTAAGCFVWEFWSTRDKDPQACFKAFLHNHWAGLAIFVGIVLDYALR from the coding sequence ATGTACGTGTCATTGCTCAAGTCTCTGAACCGTCTGCATCCACGCGTCTGGGACTTCATCCAGCTCACGCGCATCGACAAGCCCATCGGCGTTTACCTGTTGCTCTGGCCCACACTTTGGGCCGTGTGGATCGCAGGCAAAGGCTCGCCATCCCTGAGTACGCTGTTCATCTTCGTCGTCGGCGTGTTTCTGATGCGCGCGGCGGGCTGCGTGATCAACGACTATGCCGACCGCAAGGTGGACGGCCACGTCAAACGTACCGAGCAGCGGCCGCTGGTCAGTGGCAAGGTAAAGCCTAAAGAAGCCTTGACGCTCTTTGCTGTGCTGGTGGCGCTGAGCTTCATACTGGTCTTGTTCACCAATGCGACCACCATCTGGCTGTCTGTCGGCGGGCTGGCCCTTGCGGCCTGTTACCCGTTCATGAAGCGCTACACCTACTACCCTCAGGTGGTATTGGGCGCCGCGTTTTCCTGGGGCATGCCCATGGCGTTTACCGCTGAAACCGGTGAACTGCCCGCCGCTGCCTGGCTGCTGTACATCGCCAATCTGCTATGGACGGTAGGATACGACACGTACTACGCGATGACGGACCGCGAAGACGATTTGAAGATAGGCGTGAAGTCGACCGCCGTACTGTTCGGCGACGCTGACAGAGTGATCATCCTGACGCTGCAATGTCTGGCGTTGCTTTGCCTGATGCTCGCGGGTTCACGCTTCGAGCTGGGCCTGTACTTCTTCATCGGCCTGCTGACAGCGGCGGGTTGTTTTGTATGGGAATTCTGGTCAACGCGGGACAAGGATCCGCAGGCCTGCTTCAAGGCTTTCCTGCACAACCACTGGGCAGGGCTGGCGATTTTTGTGGGCATCGTCCTGGACTATGCGCTGCGTTGA
- the phoB gene encoding phosphate regulon transcriptional regulator PhoB, with amino-acid sequence MVGRSILIVDDEAPIREMIAVALEMAGYDCIEAENSQQAHAVIVDRKPDLILLDWMLPGTSGIELARRLKRDELTGDIPIIMLTAKGEEDNKIQGLEVGADDYITKPFSPRELVARLKAVLRRAAPNDGESPIEVGGLLLDPISHRVTIDGTPAEMGPTEYRLLQFFMTHQERAYTRGQLLDQVWGGNVYVEERTVDVHIRRLRKALGEAYENLVQTVRGTGYRFSTKS; translated from the coding sequence ATGGTTGGCAGGAGCATTCTGATCGTCGACGACGAAGCGCCCATTCGCGAAATGATTGCCGTCGCACTGGAGATGGCTGGCTATGACTGCATCGAGGCCGAAAACTCGCAACAGGCTCACGCCGTTATCGTCGACCGCAAGCCGGACCTCATCCTGCTTGACTGGATGCTGCCCGGGACATCCGGCATCGAGCTGGCTCGCCGTCTGAAGCGCGACGAGCTCACCGGCGATATTCCGATCATCATGCTCACCGCCAAAGGCGAAGAAGACAACAAGATCCAGGGCCTTGAAGTCGGCGCCGACGATTACATCACCAAACCCTTCTCCCCCCGCGAGCTGGTCGCCCGGCTCAAGGCCGTGCTGCGTCGGGCTGCGCCGAATGACGGCGAATCGCCAATCGAAGTGGGCGGCTTGCTGCTGGACCCGATCAGCCACCGCGTGACTATCGACGGCACTCCTGCCGAGATGGGCCCGACCGAATACCGCCTGCTGCAATTCTTCATGACCCACCAGGAACGCGCCTACACCCGCGGGCAGTTGCTCGATCAGGTCTGGGGCGGAAACGTTTACGTCGAAGAGCGCACCGTGGATGTCCACATCCGGCGTCTGCGCAAAGCCCTCGGCGAGGCTTACGAAAATCTGGTACAAACCGTCCGCGGTACTGGCTACCGTTTCTCCACCAAAAGCTGA
- the phoR gene encoding phosphate regulon sensor histidine kinase PhoR, protein MNHNWHGTLIRHLLMLVTVSLLAGLISGHYGGCLAIGLGLYLAWTLKQLLRLHEWLRHHKPDEPPPDGYGLWGEVFDSIYHLQRRDQRVRGRLQAVIDRVQESTAALKDAVIMLDSDGNLEWWNRAAETLLGLKTPQDSGQPVTNLVRHPRFKEYFEHANYAEPLEIPSPVNDRLRIQMLITRYGNNEHLMLVRDVTRMHQLEQMRKDFVANVSHELRTPLTVICGYLETLLDNVEEVNPRWVRALQQMHQQGGRMQTLLNDLLLLAKLEATDYPSDNQPVAVSALLQSITNDAQALSGSKNQHITLELESDVSLKGSEAELRSAFSNLIFNAVKYTPAEGKIRIRWWSDGRGAHLSVQDSGIGIDSKHIPRLTERFYRVDSSRASNTGGTGLGLAIVKHVLLRHRAALEINSVPGKGSVFICNFAPNQMTKP, encoded by the coding sequence TTGAATCACAACTGGCATGGCACCCTGATCCGCCACTTGCTGATGTTGGTCACAGTCTCGCTGCTGGCCGGTTTGATCAGCGGCCATTACGGCGGGTGCCTGGCAATCGGTCTGGGGCTGTATCTGGCCTGGACCCTCAAACAGCTGCTGCGCCTGCACGAATGGCTTCGCCATCACAAACCCGACGAGCCACCGCCAGACGGTTACGGTTTATGGGGTGAGGTCTTTGACAGCATCTACCATCTGCAACGTCGCGACCAGCGCGTCCGCGGTCGGCTGCAGGCGGTAATCGACCGTGTCCAGGAGTCCACAGCCGCGCTGAAAGACGCCGTGATCATGCTCGACAGCGACGGCAATCTGGAGTGGTGGAACCGTGCGGCTGAAACACTGCTGGGCTTGAAGACCCCGCAAGACAGCGGCCAACCTGTGACCAATCTGGTGCGCCATCCGCGCTTCAAAGAATACTTCGAGCACGCCAACTACGCCGAACCGCTGGAAATCCCGTCGCCGGTTAATGACCGTCTGCGTATTCAGATGCTGATCACGCGCTACGGCAACAATGAGCACCTGATGCTGGTCCGTGACGTGACGCGTATGCACCAGCTGGAGCAGATGCGCAAAGACTTCGTCGCCAACGTGTCACACGAGCTGCGCACGCCGCTGACGGTGATCTGCGGTTACCTGGAGACGCTGCTGGACAACGTCGAAGAGGTGAATCCGCGCTGGGTACGCGCGCTGCAGCAAATGCATCAACAGGGCGGACGCATGCAGACGCTGCTCAACGACCTGCTGTTGCTGGCCAAACTGGAAGCCACCGACTACCCGTCCGACAACCAGCCCGTGGCGGTTTCCGCCTTGCTGCAAAGCATCACCAACGATGCGCAGGCCCTGTCGGGGAGCAAGAATCAGCACATCACCCTGGAACTGGAAAGCGATGTCAGCCTCAAGGGCAGTGAGGCGGAACTGCGCAGCGCGTTCTCGAACCTGATCTTCAATGCCGTCAAATACACGCCGGCCGAGGGCAAGATCCGCATCCGCTGGTGGAGCGATGGGCGCGGTGCGCACCTGAGCGTGCAGGACTCGGGCATTGGCATCGACAGTAAACACATTCCGCGCCTGACCGAACGTTTCTACCGCGTCGACTCCAGCCGCGCATCCAACACCGGTGGCACCGGTCTGGGCCTGGCCATCGTCAAACACGTGCTGTTGCGCCATCGGGCAGCGCTGGAGATCAACAGCGTGCCTGGCAAGGGCAGCGTGTTTATCTGCAACTTTGCCCCCAACCAGATGACCAAGCCCTAG
- a CDS encoding hemolysin family protein, with the protein MDPSPGISLASLFADFGMILFAMVLVLLNGFFVAAEFAMVKLRSTRVESIADNNGWRGRILRTVHSQLDAYLSACQLGITLASLGLGWVGEPAFAHLLAPLLETVGVESPEVVKGVSFFSAFFMISYLHIVVGELAPKSWAIRKPELLSLWTAVPLYLFYWAMYPAIYLLNASANGILRIAGQGEPGPHHEHHYSREELKLILHSSRGQDPSDQGMRVLASAVEMGELEVVDWANSREDMVSLEFNAPLKEILAMFRRHKFSRYPVYDSDRNEFVGLLHIKDLLLELAALDHIPESFNLAELTRPLERVSKHMPLSRLLEQFRQGGAHFALVEEADGKIIGYLTMEDVLEVLVGDIQDEHRKAERGILAYQPGKLLVRGDTPLFKVERLLGIDLDHVEAETLAGLIYDSLKRVPEEEEVMEVEGLRIIIKKMKGPKIVLAKVLKLD; encoded by the coding sequence ATGGACCCTTCCCCTGGTATCAGCCTGGCTTCACTCTTCGCCGACTTCGGCATGATTCTTTTCGCAATGGTGTTGGTTCTGCTCAACGGATTCTTCGTTGCGGCTGAGTTCGCCATGGTCAAACTGCGCTCAACCCGGGTTGAGTCGATCGCCGACAACAACGGTTGGCGCGGACGCATATTGCGCACGGTTCACAGTCAGCTGGACGCTTATCTCTCTGCCTGCCAGCTGGGTATTACCCTGGCGTCGCTGGGACTGGGCTGGGTCGGCGAGCCGGCGTTCGCGCATTTGCTCGCGCCCCTGCTTGAAACCGTAGGCGTGGAATCGCCCGAGGTCGTCAAAGGCGTATCGTTTTTCAGTGCCTTTTTCATGATTTCTTATCTGCACATCGTCGTCGGTGAGCTTGCGCCCAAATCCTGGGCCATTCGCAAGCCTGAGTTGCTGTCGCTGTGGACCGCAGTGCCGCTCTATCTCTTCTACTGGGCCATGTACCCGGCTATCTACCTGCTCAACGCCAGTGCCAACGGCATTCTGCGCATTGCAGGCCAGGGCGAGCCCGGTCCGCATCACGAGCACCATTACAGCCGTGAAGAGCTCAAGCTGATCCTGCATTCAAGCCGCGGTCAGGACCCTAGCGATCAAGGCATGCGCGTGCTGGCTTCCGCTGTGGAAATGGGCGAGCTGGAAGTGGTGGATTGGGCCAACTCCCGTGAAGACATGGTCTCGCTGGAATTCAACGCGCCGCTCAAGGAAATCCTGGCGATGTTCCGCCGCCACAAGTTCAGCCGGTACCCGGTGTATGACTCGGACCGCAATGAGTTTGTGGGTTTGCTGCACATCAAGGATTTGCTGCTGGAGCTGGCTGCGCTGGATCACATTCCCGAATCGTTCAACCTGGCCGAGCTCACACGGCCGCTGGAGCGCGTGTCCAAGCACATGCCGCTTTCGCGCCTGCTGGAGCAGTTTCGTCAGGGCGGCGCGCACTTTGCGTTGGTCGAAGAAGCTGACGGCAAGATCATCGGCTATCTGACGATGGAAGACGTGCTGGAGGTGCTGGTCGGCGATATTCAGGACGAACACCGCAAGGCGGAGCGCGGGATTCTGGCGTATCAGCCTGGCAAACTGCTGGTACGCGGCGACACGCCGCTGTTCAAGGTCGAGCGCCTGCTGGGCATCGACCTGGACCACGTGGAAGCCGAAACCCTCGCAGGCCTGATCTACGACAGCCTCAAGCGCGTGCCCGAGGAAGAGGAAGTCATGGAAGTCGAAGGCCTGCGCATCATCATCAAAAAGATGAAGGGCCCCAAGATTGTGCTGGCGAAGGTGTTGAAGCTGGATTGA
- a CDS encoding peptidoglycan DD-metalloendopeptidase family protein, which translates to MLERVLVVCALLLATQTAGAVTIYRFTDANGVVSFTDQPVRGAEVMKLRERMVERIDSQVRLSVKKANGSDSLYVRNDLYAPVEVELRLAGVKNVVGVSDQVIRRTIAARSNERLIALSPQVASKAMAYKPSLRSIVGDPQRGVSASGFAYRYPLPWVGGPFRISQGANGSYSHVGAKSRYAIDIAMPEGTQIIAARGGTVIKTENAQSGRGANPSGNFVRILHDDGTMGVYLHLQQGSVSVKEGQRVVVGTPLGRSGNTGNSTGPHLHFVVQRNVGLALESIPYEFSQPVQSLPNFAIGGN; encoded by the coding sequence ATGTTAGAGCGCGTGCTGGTTGTCTGTGCCTTACTGCTGGCCACGCAGACCGCCGGGGCAGTGACTATCTATCGGTTTACCGACGCCAATGGAGTGGTCTCTTTCACCGATCAGCCCGTGCGCGGTGCCGAGGTCATGAAGCTGCGCGAACGCATGGTCGAGCGCATCGACAGCCAAGTGCGCCTCAGCGTCAAAAAAGCCAACGGCAGCGACAGCTTGTACGTACGAAACGATCTTTACGCGCCGGTGGAAGTCGAGCTGCGTCTGGCCGGTGTAAAGAACGTGGTTGGCGTTTCGGACCAAGTCATTCGCCGCACCATTGCAGCGCGCAGCAACGAACGTCTTATCGCTCTCAGCCCGCAAGTCGCCAGTAAGGCCATGGCTTATAAGCCCAGCTTGCGATCAATCGTGGGCGACCCTCAGCGCGGCGTTTCCGCAAGCGGCTTCGCGTATCGCTATCCGCTGCCTTGGGTAGGCGGCCCGTTTCGCATCAGTCAGGGCGCCAATGGCTCCTACAGCCATGTTGGCGCCAAAAGCCGATACGCTATAGACATCGCTATGCCTGAGGGCACGCAGATCATCGCCGCGCGTGGCGGTACGGTGATCAAGACCGAAAACGCCCAGTCCGGCCGAGGTGCTAACCCGTCAGGCAATTTTGTGCGCATCCTGCATGACGACGGCACCATGGGCGTTTATCTGCACCTGCAGCAGGGTTCGGTGAGCGTCAAGGAAGGTCAGCGTGTGGTCGTTGGTACGCCACTCGGGCGCTCTGGCAACACCGGCAACAGCACCGGCCCCCACCTGCACTTCGTGGTGCAACGCAATGTGGGGCTGGCGCTGGAGTCGATTCCGTACGAGTTCTCGCAACCGGTCCAGAGCTTGCCGAATTTCGCCATCGGCGGGAATTAA